One part of the Brevundimonas sp. NIBR11 genome encodes these proteins:
- a CDS encoding PDZ domain-containing protein: protein MFVRRLLTATAFAALMTGAAQAQDYTVSFDNAVHHEARISVTYRDVGTAPVRFQMSRSSPGRYAIHEFAKNVYSVSAVDGQGRALTIDRTDPYGWTVPGHDGVVTLSYTLFGDRSDGTYSQIDATHAHLNMPATLAWATGFDDRPVKVTFKPFSPDWTIATQLPPLAEPDTFAAPNLQYLMDSPTELSDHMVREWTVDDHGEARTLRIAAHHPGTAEEMDRFAAMARRVVDAQIAVFGDVPDYDFGTYTFIADYMPYVNGDGMEHRNSTIINDSRSFAQAEFDQIGTLSHEFFHSWNVERIRPAELEPFDFTRANPTPNLWFAEGFTNYYGPLAIRRAGVANVDAFLGEMGAQLSGVQNATGRRFGSPQEMSLRAPFVDAATAIDPTNPNIFVSYYPYGAVIAFGLDLTIRQRFPGKTLDDLMRQMWRTHGVTEKPYTTADIQTALAQVTGDAAFAAEVFDRQIRGSELPDFAPLLAQAGIVIRPANPDRAWAGAVRFAQTGPLAIPFALPPGTPLYEAGLDRGDVILALGDMTLAAAADWTAALAAAKPGDEVRIRFLQRGVERSATLRFAADPAFNLMRVEAGGGSVTPEQLAFRQAWLGAPTE from the coding sequence ATGTTCGTTCGTCGCCTGCTGACCGCCACCGCCTTCGCCGCCCTGATGACGGGCGCCGCCCAGGCCCAGGACTACACCGTCAGCTTCGACAACGCCGTCCACCACGAAGCCCGCATCAGCGTCACCTATCGCGATGTCGGAACGGCTCCGGTCCGGTTCCAGATGTCGCGGTCGTCGCCAGGACGCTATGCGATCCACGAGTTCGCCAAGAACGTCTATTCGGTCTCGGCCGTCGACGGTCAGGGGCGCGCTCTCACCATCGACCGCACCGATCCCTACGGCTGGACCGTGCCGGGCCACGACGGCGTGGTGACCCTCAGCTACACCCTGTTCGGCGACCGGTCGGACGGCACCTATTCCCAGATCGACGCGACCCACGCCCACCTGAACATGCCCGCGACCCTGGCCTGGGCGACGGGCTTCGACGACCGCCCGGTCAAGGTGACCTTCAAGCCCTTCTCGCCCGACTGGACCATCGCCACCCAGCTCCCGCCCCTGGCCGAACCCGACACCTTCGCCGCGCCCAATCTGCAATACCTGATGGATAGCCCGACCGAGCTCAGCGACCACATGGTGCGCGAGTGGACGGTCGACGATCACGGGGAGGCGCGGACCCTTCGCATCGCCGCCCACCACCCCGGCACGGCCGAGGAGATGGACCGGTTCGCCGCCATGGCGCGCCGCGTCGTCGACGCACAGATCGCCGTCTTCGGCGACGTCCCCGACTACGATTTCGGGACCTATACCTTCATCGCCGACTACATGCCTTACGTGAACGGCGACGGGATGGAGCACCGCAACTCCACCATCATCAATGACAGCCGCTCCTTCGCCCAGGCCGAGTTCGACCAGATCGGCACCCTCAGCCACGAATTCTTCCACTCGTGGAATGTGGAGCGCATCCGCCCGGCGGAGCTGGAGCCGTTCGACTTCACCCGCGCCAATCCGACCCCCAATCTGTGGTTCGCGGAAGGCTTCACGAACTACTATGGACCCCTGGCCATCCGCCGCGCGGGCGTGGCCAATGTCGACGCCTTCCTCGGCGAGATGGGCGCCCAGCTCAGCGGTGTTCAGAACGCCACGGGTCGCCGCTTCGGCTCGCCCCAGGAAATGAGTTTGCGGGCGCCGTTCGTCGATGCGGCCACGGCTATCGACCCGACCAACCCGAACATCTTCGTCTCCTACTATCCCTATGGCGCGGTCATCGCCTTCGGCCTGGACCTCACGATCCGCCAGCGCTTCCCCGGCAAGACGCTAGACGATCTGATGCGTCAGATGTGGCGGACCCACGGGGTGACCGAGAAGCCCTACACCACCGCCGACATCCAGACCGCCCTGGCCCAGGTGACGGGCGACGCCGCCTTCGCCGCCGAGGTCTTCGACCGCCAGATTCGCGGCAGCGAACTGCCCGACTTCGCGCCGCTTCTGGCCCAGGCCGGCATCGTCATTCGGCCGGCCAACCCGGACAGGGCCTGGGCCGGCGCCGTGCGGTTCGCACAGACGGGTCCATTGGCCATCCCGTTCGCCCTCCCGCCGGGCACGCCGCTGTACGAGGCGGGGCTGGACCGGGGTGATGTGATCCTGGCGCTGGGCGACATGACCCTGGCCGCGGCCGCCGACTGGACCGCCGCCCTCGCCGCAGCCAAGCCGGGCGACGAGGTCCGGATCCGCTTCCTGCAGCGCGGTGTGGAGCGATCCGCCACATTGCGCTTCGCCGCCGATCCGGCCTTCAATCTCATGCGCGTCGAGGCGGGCGGCGGCTCTGTCACCCCCGAACAGCTGGCCTTCCGTCAGGCCTGGCTCGGAGCGCCAACAGAATAA
- a CDS encoding acyltransferase — translation MAWTAISTRNETPPIARGGWLDALRFIVATMIVLHHFQAAGPIPLAESLHPVFERGGFLLTNFFLIDSGYVLMRVYGGAVGRGAMSPGDFFIKRFLRVYPAHLIMGLALVSLVLLSAAFGVAPRNPEWFAWDQLGAQLTLTQAFGIHGGLGWNAPSWSISALIGCYVLFPYILRVLQGMGLWGAMAGVILLYLAANEAAYAFLGYPVYQMPMKFGFLRALPLFILGMGLAVFSEKVFVAPRLARIVGISAAVGLAVVQWFDKNALISLTFISLIIIAAGAIPVVNPSKLIERASVVSFSMFITNEVVRIAWFGVANVLIAKYALSTGVQWGIWCAGVLAAIGFAFAFHAVIDDPMQSRIKRWLSRSKIRHRPVEQGAMVSLEG, via the coding sequence ATGGCCTGGACCGCAATTTCGACCCGAAACGAAACACCGCCGATTGCACGCGGCGGCTGGCTCGACGCCCTGCGTTTCATTGTGGCCACGATGATCGTCCTCCACCACTTCCAGGCGGCGGGCCCGATCCCGCTGGCCGAGAGCCTGCATCCAGTGTTCGAACGCGGCGGCTTTCTGCTGACCAACTTCTTCCTGATCGACAGCGGCTACGTGCTGATGCGGGTCTACGGCGGGGCGGTGGGTCGCGGGGCGATGTCGCCGGGCGACTTCTTCATCAAGCGGTTCCTGCGCGTCTATCCGGCGCATCTGATCATGGGACTGGCCTTGGTCTCGCTGGTGCTGCTGAGCGCCGCTTTCGGCGTGGCCCCACGCAATCCGGAATGGTTCGCCTGGGACCAACTGGGCGCCCAGCTGACGCTGACGCAGGCGTTCGGCATCCATGGCGGCCTGGGCTGGAACGCGCCGAGCTGGTCGATCTCCGCCCTGATCGGTTGCTACGTCCTGTTCCCCTATATCCTGCGTGTGCTGCAAGGCATGGGGCTGTGGGGCGCGATGGCGGGGGTGATCCTGCTGTATCTGGCGGCCAACGAGGCGGCCTACGCCTTCCTCGGCTATCCGGTCTACCAGATGCCGATGAAGTTCGGCTTCCTGCGGGCCCTGCCGCTGTTCATCCTGGGCATGGGGCTGGCGGTGTTCTCGGAGAAGGTCTTCGTTGCGCCGCGTCTGGCCCGGATCGTGGGGATTTCGGCGGCTGTGGGCCTGGCCGTCGTGCAGTGGTTCGACAAGAACGCCCTGATCAGCCTGACCTTCATAAGTCTGATCATCATCGCGGCGGGCGCCATTCCGGTGGTGAACCCCTCGAAGCTTATCGAACGGGCCAGTGTCGTGTCTTTCTCGATGTTCATCACCAATGAGGTGGTGCGGATCGCCTGGTTCGGCGTGGCCAACGTCCTGATCGCGAAATACGCCCTGTCGACGGGGGTGCAGTGGGGGATCTGGTGCGCGGGGGTGCTGGCGGCGATCGGCTTCGCCTTCGCCTTCCACGCGGTGATCGACGATCCGATGCAGAGCCGGATCAAACGCTGGCTCTCGCGCAGCAAGATCCGCCATCGCCCCGTCGAACAGGGCGCGATGGTCTCGCTGGAGGGCTAA
- a CDS encoding iron-containing redox enzyme family protein, protein MADGGRVDDQVADTLRKLAVVFADFEQRLEATPLIRKLTRGRFEIGDYHAFLINLRQQVKDGALWMSRAASNVGEDHLELRSTLMRHAVTEHRDFRLLEADFVCSGGEVEVIRSAPKNVGSEALSAWMFHEASKPDPFGLLGAMFIIEGLGSIKAAPWGRLVKERLNLPDEAARFLLYHGENDAEHMQEFEEMLRMVLPDTAVAGRIVMTAKVTARLYALQIEEIAA, encoded by the coding sequence ATGGCGGATGGTGGACGCGTGGACGATCAGGTCGCCGACACCCTGCGAAAGCTCGCGGTGGTCTTCGCCGACTTCGAACAGCGGCTGGAAGCCACGCCCCTGATCCGCAAGCTGACGCGCGGCCGGTTCGAGATCGGGGATTACCACGCGTTCCTCATCAACCTGCGCCAGCAGGTGAAGGACGGGGCGTTGTGGATGAGCCGCGCGGCGTCGAACGTCGGCGAGGACCACCTCGAACTGCGCTCCACCTTGATGCGGCATGCCGTGACCGAGCACCGCGACTTCCGCCTGCTGGAGGCCGATTTCGTATGCTCCGGCGGCGAGGTCGAGGTGATCCGCTCGGCGCCCAAGAACGTCGGGTCCGAGGCCCTCTCGGCATGGATGTTCCATGAGGCGTCGAAGCCCGATCCGTTCGGCCTGCTGGGCGCCATGTTCATCATCGAGGGACTGGGCTCGATCAAGGCCGCGCCCTGGGGACGGCTGGTCAAGGAGCGGCTGAACCTGCCAGACGAGGCGGCGCGGTTCCTGCTCTATCATGGCGAGAACGACGCCGAGCACATGCAGGAGTTCGAGGAGATGCTGCGGATGGTCCTTCCGGACACCGCCGTGGCCGGACGCATCGTGATGACCGCCAAGGTCACCGCCCGCCTCTATGCCCTGCAGATCGAGGAGATCGCGGCTTGA
- the fliR gene encoding flagellar biosynthetic protein FliR, producing MEPYATADQVWAGGLIFARIGAILLTLPGIGETYVPPRIRLSLALVVTLALWPVIGGTLPALPDSLGAMVGWILREVITGLMIGAILRAFTSALSTAGEIVSLQTTLSFAQTTNPLQAQPGTTIAAFLMLLGTVLVFATNTHHLFIAGLVGSYELIAPARPLVAADFTELAIRTIADSFMLGIQLSAPVIVFALIFNLASGLVGRVMPAFQIFFAAAPLSVILGLSVFALSLGVLGTVFIDRYRTLANLFVSGGAGG from the coding sequence GTGGAGCCCTACGCCACCGCCGATCAGGTCTGGGCCGGCGGGCTGATCTTCGCCCGCATCGGCGCCATCCTCCTGACCCTGCCCGGGATCGGCGAAACCTATGTGCCGCCGCGGATCCGGCTGTCGCTGGCCCTTGTGGTCACCCTGGCGCTCTGGCCCGTGATCGGCGGGACCCTGCCGGCCCTGCCCGACAGCCTGGGCGCCATGGTCGGCTGGATCCTGCGCGAGGTGATCACCGGTCTGATGATCGGCGCCATCCTGCGCGCGTTCACCTCCGCCCTGTCCACAGCCGGTGAGATCGTGTCTCTGCAGACGACGCTCAGCTTCGCCCAGACCACCAACCCGCTTCAGGCCCAGCCCGGCACGACCATCGCCGCCTTCCTGATGCTGCTGGGCACGGTGCTCGTCTTCGCCACCAACACCCACCACCTCTTCATCGCCGGACTGGTGGGATCCTACGAACTGATCGCACCGGCGCGGCCCCTGGTCGCCGCCGACTTCACCGAGCTTGCGATCCGGACGATCGCCGACAGCTTCATGCTGGGCATCCAGCTGTCAGCGCCGGTGATCGTCTTCGCCCTGATCTTCAACCTGGCCTCGGGACTGGTCGGACGGGTCATGCCCGCCTTCCAGATCTTCTTCGCCGCCGCCCCGCTCAGCGTCATCTTGGGCCTGTCGGTCTTCGCCCTTTCGCTCGGCGTTCTGGGAACGGTCTTCATCGACCGCTACCGGACCCTGGCCAACCTGTTCGTCTCCGGAGGCGCGGGTGGCTGA
- a CDS encoding beta-ketoacyl-ACP synthase III, whose product MSPSMLRDVYITGIGSFLPGPPIGVEAMEDHIGRIAGRSSAVGRRALRWNGVETRHYALTPEGQPLHSNASMTAAAALAALEDAGLSVVDLGFLSTATTQGDFIVPGHASAVHAELGAPPIEIASYQSVCASALMAAKGAWLQVRAGEADIAAAAAGEFSSRWFRPEFYEGTSLVDAKGRARVEADFLRFTLSDGAGAVVVEPKPKPDGLSLKVEWIDLTSLAGRFDPCMWAGSTFADRSDMKSAWSHAGPVAAHASGSIALVQDFELLKIVIRAWIGVWLEKVDQGRIVPDQVDHLLCHYSARSLREEIVSILKSTAAMIPEEKWFSNLPTVGNIGAASIWVMLDAFMRSGRAKRGEKVLLIVPESGRAMVGFMMCEVV is encoded by the coding sequence ATGTCCCCGAGTATGCTGCGCGACGTCTATATCACCGGCATTGGCAGCTTCCTGCCCGGCCCGCCCATCGGGGTGGAGGCGATGGAGGACCACATCGGCCGGATCGCAGGGCGCTCATCGGCGGTCGGTCGCCGCGCCCTGCGCTGGAACGGGGTGGAGACGCGGCACTATGCGCTGACGCCAGAGGGACAGCCGCTGCACTCCAACGCCTCGATGACGGCCGCGGCGGCGCTGGCGGCGCTGGAGGATGCGGGCCTGTCGGTCGTCGACCTGGGGTTCCTGTCCACGGCGACGACCCAGGGCGACTTCATCGTCCCCGGCCATGCCAGCGCCGTTCACGCCGAACTCGGCGCGCCCCCGATCGAAATCGCCAGCTATCAGTCGGTCTGCGCTTCCGCCCTGATGGCGGCCAAGGGCGCCTGGCTGCAGGTCCGGGCCGGAGAGGCGGATATCGCGGCGGCGGCCGCAGGGGAATTCTCCTCCCGTTGGTTTCGGCCCGAGTTTTACGAGGGCACGTCGCTGGTCGACGCCAAGGGCCGGGCGCGGGTCGAGGCGGACTTCCTGCGCTTCACCCTCTCGGACGGGGCGGGCGCGGTGGTGGTGGAGCCGAAGCCCAAGCCTGACGGCCTGTCGCTGAAGGTTGAATGGATCGACCTGACCTCGCTGGCGGGGCGGTTCGATCCCTGCATGTGGGCGGGCTCCACCTTCGCCGACCGGTCGGACATGAAGTCAGCATGGAGCCATGCCGGGCCGGTGGCGGCCCATGCATCCGGCTCGATCGCCCTGGTGCAGGACTTCGAGCTGCTGAAGATCGTCATCCGCGCGTGGATCGGGGTCTGGCTGGAGAAGGTCGATCAGGGGCGGATCGTGCCGGATCAGGTCGACCACCTGCTCTGTCACTATTCGGCCCGCTCGCTGCGGGAAGAGATCGTGTCGATCCTGAAGAGCACCGCCGCCATGATCCCCGAGGAAAAGTGGTTCTCGAACCTGCCGACCGTGGGCAACATCGGCGCGGCCTCGATCTGGGTCATGCTGGACGCGTTCATGCGGTCGGGACGGGCGAAGCGGGGCGAGAAGGTTCTGCTGATCGTGCCCGAGAGCGGACGGGCGATGGTCGGGTTCATGATGTGCGAGGTGGTGTGA
- a CDS encoding VOC family protein — MLKDKDSAAIVGVKDLSRARAFYGDTLGLEETPDFGDQVAMYKTGQTVLCVYPTEFAGTNKANAVVWGVGDELEAIVADLAQKGVTFEHYDMPDTTYADGVHTSGDFRMVWFKDPDGNILHLNSGD, encoded by the coding sequence ATGCTGAAGGACAAGGACTCCGCCGCCATCGTCGGCGTCAAGGATTTGAGCCGAGCCAGGGCCTTCTACGGCGACACGCTCGGCTTGGAGGAGACGCCCGACTTCGGCGATCAGGTCGCGATGTACAAGACGGGCCAGACGGTGCTGTGCGTCTATCCGACTGAATTCGCCGGCACCAACAAGGCCAACGCCGTGGTCTGGGGCGTCGGCGACGAGCTGGAGGCCATCGTCGCCGATCTGGCCCAGAAGGGCGTGACGTTCGAGCACTACGACATGCCGGACACGACCTATGCGGACGGCGTCCACACCTCGGGCGACTTCAGGATGGTCTGGTTCAAGGACCCGGACGGCAACATCCTGCACCTGAACTCGGGCGATTAG
- a CDS encoding ATP-binding protein yields the protein MTVSSAPSAPKFDITLVLMAVGFTVAVAALAWPAFQAGPLTTPHMILLITIAAVSLMGLFAFNRIDTRSSDRPAGDVAVEMLDAMAEPAALVFASGAVLAYNGAWASQNGATVNLPKGKSAQALYMAFAQARQGHQGRAIVMIGEREIEVLIGLAGQGRYLVREAPEATLSHTPTAVAAPTYSASAGDARAMAAGAPFGSAVIGGDDIFAGRAEEANPALATLTGPASARDAAFGHLFDPAGVIEARARMAAGSTGPIELVARAHPDKMLHLYVAPEGDKRRVWLFDVSAQKSMELQLSQAQKMQAVGQLAGGVAHDFNNLLTAIQLQLSELLERHPVGDPSYDGLNQIRQTGIRAADLVRKLLAFSRKSTVRRERLDLGELVGEFAVLLRRLLREDVRLETDYGRDLPVVLADKSQLETAVMNLAVNARDAMRGVVEPGAGVVTITTRRLTQDQARAMGWLEAPADDSALIEVSDTGPGVPPELLDKIFEPFFTTKAVNEGTGMGLATVYGIVQQAGGHIGVTNVDGAGAAFRIFLPAASEQELVEAGPVEAKAKAAPRDLSGNGRILFVEDEAAVRGIAARLLRQRGYEVIEAADGEEALVLAEEWAGQIDMLISDVIMPGLDGPSLLKKARPYLGDAPVMFISGYAESDFSDLLQDEAGVSFLPKPLDIKTLAERVKQELRPS from the coding sequence ATGACCGTCTCCAGCGCGCCGTCGGCGCCGAAGTTCGACATCACCCTCGTCCTGATGGCGGTCGGTTTCACCGTGGCCGTGGCGGCGCTAGCCTGGCCCGCCTTCCAGGCAGGCCCCCTGACAACGCCGCACATGATCCTGCTGATCACGATCGCGGCCGTGTCTCTGATGGGACTGTTCGCCTTCAACCGGATCGACACCCGCAGCTCGGACCGGCCCGCCGGCGACGTTGCGGTGGAGATGCTGGACGCCATGGCCGAGCCGGCCGCCTTGGTCTTCGCCTCGGGCGCCGTGCTCGCCTACAACGGCGCCTGGGCCTCCCAGAACGGGGCGACGGTGAACCTGCCCAAGGGCAAGTCGGCCCAGGCCCTCTACATGGCCTTCGCCCAGGCGAGGCAGGGACATCAGGGTCGCGCCATTGTCATGATCGGCGAGCGGGAGATCGAGGTTCTGATCGGTCTGGCGGGGCAGGGGCGCTACCTCGTCCGCGAGGCGCCCGAAGCGACTCTCAGCCACACCCCGACGGCCGTGGCGGCTCCCACCTATTCGGCCTCGGCCGGCGACGCTCGCGCCATGGCCGCCGGCGCTCCATTCGGCTCGGCCGTAATCGGCGGGGACGACATCTTCGCCGGTCGCGCGGAGGAGGCGAACCCGGCGCTCGCCACCCTGACCGGCCCGGCTTCCGCCCGCGACGCCGCCTTTGGCCATCTGTTCGATCCGGCTGGGGTGATAGAGGCCCGCGCGCGCATGGCGGCCGGCTCCACCGGCCCCATCGAGCTGGTCGCCCGCGCCCATCCCGACAAGATGCTGCACCTCTACGTCGCACCGGAAGGCGACAAGCGCCGCGTCTGGCTGTTCGATGTCTCGGCCCAGAAGTCGATGGAGCTGCAACTCTCGCAGGCCCAGAAGATGCAGGCCGTGGGCCAGCTGGCCGGCGGCGTGGCCCACGACTTCAATAACCTTTTGACCGCCATCCAACTTCAGCTGTCGGAACTGCTGGAGCGTCACCCGGTCGGCGATCCCTCCTACGACGGCCTGAACCAGATCCGCCAGACGGGCATCCGCGCCGCCGATCTGGTGCGGAAACTGCTGGCCTTCTCGAGGAAGTCCACCGTCCGTCGCGAGCGTCTCGACCTCGGCGAACTGGTCGGGGAGTTCGCGGTCCTGCTGCGCCGCCTGCTGCGCGAGGACGTGCGGCTGGAGACCGACTACGGCCGCGACCTGCCGGTGGTCCTGGCCGACAAGTCCCAGCTGGAGACGGCGGTGATGAACCTAGCCGTCAACGCCCGCGACGCCATGCGCGGCGTGGTCGAGCCCGGCGCCGGCGTCGTCACCATCACCACGCGTCGCCTGACGCAGGATCAGGCCCGCGCCATGGGCTGGTTGGAAGCGCCCGCCGACGACAGCGCCTTGATCGAGGTGTCCGACACCGGCCCCGGGGTCCCGCCGGAACTGCTGGACAAGATCTTCGAGCCTTTCTTCACCACCAAGGCGGTCAACGAGGGCACCGGAATGGGGCTGGCCACCGTCTACGGCATCGTCCAGCAGGCCGGCGGCCATATAGGCGTGACCAATGTCGATGGGGCCGGGGCCGCCTTCCGCATCTTCCTGCCCGCCGCCTCGGAACAGGAACTGGTTGAGGCCGGTCCGGTGGAGGCCAAGGCCAAGGCCGCGCCTCGCGACCTTTCGGGCAACGGCCGCATCCTGTTCGTCGAGGACGAGGCGGCCGTGCGCGGCATCGCGGCCCGCCTGCTGCGACAGCGCGGCTATGAGGTGATCGAGGCCGCCGACGGCGAGGAGGCCTTGGTCCTGGCCGAGGAGTGGGCCGGCCAGATCGACATGCTGATCTCGGACGTCATAATGCCGGGCCTCGACGGTCCGTCCCTGCTCAAGAAGGCCCGCCCCTACCTCGGCGACGCCCCGGTCATGTTCATCTCCGGCTATGCCGAGAGCGACTTCTCCGACCTGCTCCAGGACGAGGCGGGCGTCTCCTTCCTGCCCAAGCCGCTGGACATCAAGACCCTGGCCGAGCGGGTGAAGCAGGAGCTTCGGCCCTCTTGA
- a CDS encoding NAD(P)/FAD-dependent oxidoreductase, whose amino-acid sequence MDYDVVVVGGSFAGLSAALQLARARRPVLLIDAGQPRNRFAEASHGFLGQDGASPAAIMRDGLRQLSAYPTVDFVHGKATQATAEGQGFKIVFEGTCEALTRRLILATGVTDELPLRSMISRWGVSVLHCPYCHGYEVRDRPIAVIANQPMAAHQGILLPDWGPTTYFTQGLFEPTAEETAHLTARGVRIERTPVVELLGEGQTTRALKLADGREVEAQAVFTAPKTRVTSALAEQLGCAFVDGVTGPHIQVDPMQQTTVTNVFAAGDAAQPMHNATLSSTAGVLAGIAAHRSLIMEAVS is encoded by the coding sequence ATGGACTACGATGTGGTCGTTGTCGGCGGCAGTTTTGCGGGCCTGTCCGCCGCCTTGCAGTTGGCGAGAGCCCGACGCCCGGTGCTGTTGATCGATGCGGGACAGCCGAGGAACCGCTTCGCCGAGGCGTCGCACGGATTCCTTGGCCAGGACGGGGCTTCCCCGGCTGCCATCATGCGCGACGGGCTGCGCCAGCTCTCGGCCTATCCGACCGTCGATTTCGTTCACGGCAAGGCGACGCAGGCGACGGCTGAAGGCCAGGGATTCAAGATCGTCTTCGAAGGGACATGCGAGGCCCTCACACGGCGGCTGATCCTCGCGACCGGCGTTACTGACGAGCTGCCGTTGCGATCGATGATCTCGCGCTGGGGCGTCAGCGTCCTGCACTGTCCATACTGCCACGGCTACGAGGTGCGCGACCGACCGATTGCGGTGATCGCCAACCAGCCGATGGCGGCGCACCAGGGCATCCTGCTGCCCGATTGGGGGCCCACGACCTATTTCACCCAAGGCCTCTTCGAGCCGACGGCGGAGGAGACGGCCCATTTGACGGCGCGGGGGGTCCGGATCGAGCGGACGCCCGTGGTCGAACTGCTCGGCGAGGGGCAGACGACGCGGGCGTTGAAACTGGCCGATGGAAGGGAGGTGGAGGCCCAGGCTGTCTTCACCGCGCCGAAGACCCGGGTGACCAGCGCGCTGGCGGAACAACTGGGCTGCGCCTTCGTCGACGGTGTGACAGGCCCGCATATCCAGGTCGATCCGATGCAGCAGACGACGGTGACGAATGTCTTCGCCGCGGGCGATGCCGCCCAACCCATGCATAACGCCACCCTGTCCTCGACCGCGGGGGTGTTGGCGGGGATCGCGGCGCATCGCTCCCTGATCATGGAGGCCGTCTCGTAA
- the fliQ gene encoding flagellar biosynthesis protein FliQ, translating into MSGAEVLDVGRDALWLTIQLCAPVLIVGLVVGVGIGLFQALTQIQEQTLVYAPKIIAIFISLLLFLPLMGGLLGAFMRTIAARISGM; encoded by the coding sequence ATGAGCGGCGCGGAAGTTCTGGATGTGGGCCGCGACGCCCTGTGGCTGACGATCCAGCTGTGCGCCCCCGTGCTCATCGTCGGTCTCGTCGTCGGCGTCGGCATCGGCCTGTTTCAGGCCCTGACGCAGATCCAGGAACAGACCTTGGTCTACGCCCCCAAGATCATCGCCATCTTCATCTCCCTGCTGCTCTTCCTGCCGCTGATGGGCGGGCTTCTCGGCGCCTTCATGCGGACCATCGCGGCGCGCATCTCGGGCATGTAG
- the flhB gene encoding flagellar biosynthesis protein FlhB — translation MAEENDPESKTEEASPHKLEEARKKGDVAKSADVAPALSLMGATAVIVMGGSYFATTIGEALLPFIAAPHEMIGGLEAGAGVEIGMNAIWAVAPFLGAVMLATVIGGVGGNVFQSGFLFSAEKMKPKWDKVSPMAGFKRIFGPDGLMQFAQTFAKLIAVSVICWMVLKPHAREFENMAAMSPLTILPLARDLMIALMSSVLVFLGLGAGADFVWQKMRFAKRQRMTKEEVKEEFKNSEGDPHVKAKLKQIRMQKSRQRMMANVPKATVIVTNPTHYSVALRYEPDQGDAAPICVAKGVDAIALRIREVAREHDVPIVENVPLARALYAAVDIDETIPREHFEAAAKVIGFVMQKRKRR, via the coding sequence GTGGCTGAGGAGAACGATCCAGAGTCCAAGACAGAAGAGGCGTCTCCTCACAAGCTCGAGGAGGCGCGAAAGAAGGGCGACGTCGCGAAGTCCGCCGACGTCGCCCCGGCGCTCAGTCTCATGGGCGCGACCGCCGTCATCGTCATGGGCGGAAGCTATTTCGCCACCACGATCGGCGAGGCGCTCCTGCCCTTCATCGCTGCCCCGCACGAGATGATCGGCGGGCTGGAAGCGGGCGCCGGGGTCGAGATCGGCATGAACGCCATCTGGGCCGTCGCGCCCTTTCTGGGCGCCGTCATGCTGGCCACAGTCATCGGCGGGGTCGGCGGCAACGTCTTCCAGTCGGGGTTCCTGTTCTCCGCCGAGAAGATGAAGCCCAAATGGGACAAGGTCAGCCCCATGGCGGGCTTCAAGCGCATCTTCGGCCCCGACGGCCTGATGCAGTTCGCGCAGACCTTCGCCAAGCTGATCGCCGTCTCGGTCATCTGCTGGATGGTGCTGAAGCCCCATGCCCGCGAGTTCGAGAACATGGCGGCCATGTCGCCCCTGACCATCCTGCCCCTGGCGCGGGACCTGATGATCGCCCTGATGAGTTCGGTCCTGGTCTTCCTCGGCCTCGGCGCCGGGGCCGATTTCGTCTGGCAAAAGATGCGCTTCGCCAAACGCCAGCGGATGACCAAGGAAGAGGTCAAGGAGGAGTTCAAGAACTCCGAGGGCGACCCGCACGTCAAGGCCAAGCTGAAGCAGATCCGCATGCAGAAGAGCCGTCAGCGGATGATGGCCAACGTCCCCAAGGCCACCGTGATCGTGACCAACCCGACCCACTACTCGGTCGCGCTTCGCTACGAGCCGGACCAGGGCGACGCCGCCCCGATTTGCGTCGCTAAGGGCGTCGACGCCATCGCCCTGCGCATCCGCGAGGTCGCGCGCGAACACGACGTTCCGATCGTGGAGAACGTGCCGCTCGCCCGCGCCCTCTACGCCGCCGTGGACATCGACGAGACCATCCCGCGCGAGCATTTCGAAGCCGCCGCCAAGGTCATCGGCTTCGTCATGCAGAAGCGGAAACGCCGATAG
- a CDS encoding Rrf2 family transcriptional regulator, whose product MPIDSRLSRMLHVLVHMDRHEGPMTSDTISVMLGTNPVVVRRTMAGLKAAGYVASEKGHGGGWSLTTPLDRITLLDIHLALGRPKIFAIGLSDDDPNCLIERAVNAAMMATLTDAERLLHAKLAEITVASLAPDADQIKAYVAQRAGQT is encoded by the coding sequence ATGCCCATCGACAGCCGCTTGTCCCGCATGCTGCACGTCCTGGTCCATATGGACCGGCACGAGGGCCCGATGACCTCGGACACGATTTCCGTCATGCTCGGGACCAACCCGGTGGTGGTGCGCCGGACGATGGCCGGGCTGAAGGCGGCCGGCTATGTGGCCTCCGAGAAGGGGCATGGCGGCGGCTGGAGTCTGACGACGCCGCTCGACCGCATCACCCTGCTGGACATCCACCTGGCGCTGGGCAGGCCGAAGATCTTCGCCATTGGCCTATCCGACGACGATCCGAACTGCCTGATCGAACGCGCGGTCAATGCCGCGATGATGGCGACACTGACGGATGCGGAGAGGCTGCTGCACGCCAAGTTGGCCGAGATCACCGTGGCCTCGCTGGCCCCCGACGCCGACCAGATCAAGGCCTATGTGGCGCAGAGGGCGGGTCAGACCTAG